A single genomic interval of Vibrio maritimus harbors:
- a CDS encoding CsgG/HfaB family protein translates to MKGLVMLCLAAMLGGCAYSLDIPDTSATPKLMPRGATYTDLVSLPKPAGKILVSVYDFRDQTGQYKPQPNSNFSTAVPQGGTSLLTTSLLDSQWFIPLEREGLQNLLTERKIIRAAQKKEKSISNHGADLSSLNSANVVIEGGIVAYDSNIRTGGVGAKYLGIGASGQYRTDQVTVNLRAVDVRSGQVLLSITTSKTISSHEIGLGAFRFIDYKELLEVEMGYSNNEPVNIAIMSAIDAAVIHLIVKGMERGMWSSQDPNAMSNPIIARYSNETTEIL, encoded by the coding sequence CAATGCTGGGTGGGTGTGCTTATTCCCTAGATATTCCAGATACCTCAGCGACACCAAAGCTAATGCCTAGAGGGGCAACTTACACAGATCTCGTGTCACTCCCTAAGCCTGCGGGAAAGATTTTAGTCTCGGTGTATGATTTCAGAGACCAGACGGGTCAATACAAGCCCCAGCCAAACAGTAACTTCTCAACCGCAGTTCCTCAAGGTGGAACATCGTTGCTGACGACCTCGTTACTTGACTCACAGTGGTTTATTCCCTTGGAACGTGAGGGACTGCAAAACCTGCTAACAGAACGGAAAATAATCAGAGCGGCTCAAAAGAAGGAAAAAAGCATCTCGAATCACGGTGCTGACCTATCGTCGCTCAACTCCGCCAACGTGGTCATCGAGGGAGGCATCGTCGCCTATGACTCCAACATACGCACAGGTGGTGTTGGTGCCAAATACTTAGGCATTGGTGCGTCAGGGCAATACAGAACGGACCAAGTGACAGTAAACCTCAGAGCGGTGGACGTTCGCAGTGGCCAAGTCTTACTGAGTATCACCACGTCTAAAACCATTTCCTCTCATGAGATAGGCTTAGGGGCGTTTCGTTTTATCGACTACAAAGAGTTACTTGAAGTTGAGATGGGATACAGTAATAACGAGCCTGTAAACATAGCAATTATGTCAGCCATTGACGCTGCAGTGATTCATCTTATCGTGAAAGGAATGGAAAGAGGCATGTGGTCCTCCCAAGACCCAAACGCGATGTCTAATCCTATCATCGCTCGCTATTCAAACGAGACCACAGAAATACTGTAG